A genomic window from Candidatus Methylacidiphilum fumarolicum includes:
- a CDS encoding ABC transporter substrate-binding protein, which produces MEILIMNQLNYLDYSVGRLLEPCPTWRQRECLGPMFALLLVTLTCLPLLQGQASGSSNSLNGSWKEAVDTEGHLLHVPQPVERIVTLGPVPVLNSLIFVLGVGRKIVSGLPPWARSPLWRWQGILAPQILNAPPLQSVENRPNLETLLALHPDLVVASPEIAKALEACKLPVFSLKLRSREDLPKAVRLLGVAVGAEEQASSYVSYWERIDRIVSRVVAEIPREQRPRVLYCSLRSLSTPHRIVDRWIEDAGGQSLTAGDRPSEEYRFSIEQLLVWNPDILIVEEPEEIELARKDARFASLSAVRRRRVLCMPMGVHRWGRRTVEEPLALLWAAQQFHPDQFHEYDLRSETREFYRRFFGYPLSEAEADTILRKKISEK; this is translated from the coding sequence ATGGAAATTCTGATAATGAATCAATTGAATTACTTAGATTACAGTGTCGGCCGACTTTTGGAGCCTTGTCCAACATGGAGACAAAGAGAATGCCTGGGACCGATGTTTGCGCTTTTGCTCGTAACGCTCACCTGCCTTCCACTGTTGCAGGGGCAAGCTTCAGGCTCCTCAAATTCACTGAACGGCTCCTGGAAGGAGGCCGTGGACACCGAGGGTCATCTTCTTCACGTTCCCCAACCAGTGGAGCGAATTGTTACTCTTGGCCCAGTGCCGGTGCTGAATAGTCTGATCTTTGTGCTCGGAGTGGGAAGGAAAATCGTCAGCGGCCTTCCTCCATGGGCCCGGAGCCCTCTCTGGAGGTGGCAAGGTATACTAGCTCCCCAAATCTTGAATGCTCCCCCACTTCAATCAGTGGAGAACAGGCCTAATCTAGAAACCCTCCTTGCACTCCATCCTGACCTGGTAGTCGCCTCTCCTGAAATCGCCAAGGCTTTGGAAGCGTGCAAGCTTCCTGTCTTTTCATTAAAGCTGCGAAGTCGGGAGGATCTTCCCAAGGCGGTGCGCCTTCTCGGAGTCGCGGTCGGCGCAGAGGAGCAAGCCTCCTCCTACGTCTCCTATTGGGAGCGGATCGATCGGATCGTATCAAGGGTCGTTGCAGAAATTCCTCGAGAGCAGCGTCCTCGAGTTCTCTATTGTAGCCTGCGTTCCCTCTCTACCCCGCATCGAATAGTCGACAGGTGGATTGAGGATGCTGGAGGACAGAGTCTCACGGCCGGAGATCGTCCCTCTGAAGAGTACCGCTTTTCCATTGAACAGCTTTTGGTATGGAACCCGGACATTCTGATCGTCGAAGAGCCGGAAGAGATTGAGTTGGCTCGGAAAGACGCTCGCTTCGCCTCTCTCTCAGCGGTGCGCCGAAGAAGGGTGCTCTGCATGCCAATGGGGGTCCATCGATGGGGGCGTAGGACTGTCGAGGAGCCGCTTGCCCTGCTCTGGGCAGCTCAGCAGTTCCACCCGGATCAGTTCCACGAATATGATCTAAGATCCGAGACGAGGGAGTTCTATCGGCGGTTTTTTGGTTATCCGCTTTCGGAAGCGGAAGCCGATACAATATTGAGAAAAAAAATATCCGAGAAATAA
- a CDS encoding TonB-dependent receptor has translation MKIFLGIVCKKEIYKSSFFLVVFYLYGFSFLALCFTDSFFSLPEKFHSLDNENVEHKFPRLAFHNSRWGFLVSVALPLMTLLRKMRTNPSLKKGSLSASLNLAFFLSKKKGVKGSGRTGKGCSQPPTACQLWPWSVETVLLIFLSTGNGTLWSAIPMGTGGPSEKWTDASVGSSVTLPEVVVKGEGDSVLPTASPTSSVFGFPMEVLDIPRQVTPINQTLMKSAGVTALGYLDPVSIAMLIPGAYSGLNGGFGTAPTVRGFAATPYVNGIQDTLQHFSFGGVPWNWNMVESMDLTEGPANAVFGATQPSSGSVNYLTKQPYFDRFRGSVWDSTGMYQNYMWGTDFGGPIGKSGKAGYRLSYMGIENGSYYQNIHNDQQNIYLAIGLKPTENYSVNFYGDLGTYDYMPLMGMGINRPTSALINDGLYSTGFLPIQEVTSGPAHNPPFSTYAGPLKPISRRLSTVNPEGGGRGLSGLLQLVQQVQLSDQAQLVNNTAFFYDQNAFLLPSRFYDQSIPGDYEVDNRTEIRIGFDTPIWGKAENEKEAFNITHQVDLGVEWSFERNLDYVSQSFSVLNAWDILQTNPLMWNAELTPAFQARVRNPKAPSGGLWPVPGGAAGYYFEPLNGGGGSTDSQFWALSPFYQHNFTFGEHWSLLLGARVTGYFVSATTPPGTPAVLSTGYETAQLAPLFNISPVYKPFPWMTAYFDFNWYYATAEDGAQGGYTPASTAGNSFRIENRLYEGGVKFSLLGDKLYLSTAGFAERTSLFNFLAPPTPADVTGFELSATYQPNRHWWARLGYFYAQGTENWSALSHGPFMFGQQYNTDLVLALGLPLDSTKPFPPGVYNFISWPNSVLNAMVTYTTDFGVGLTVGLLAMSSQFLDYNYAVSIPGQYVANVRLFYANSSWEASIMFFNVTDSHYWLPMGSGASPARGFDTTSIMAGLPFWIQGTLAWKF, from the coding sequence ATGAAAATTTTTCTGGGCATTGTATGTAAAAAAGAAATTTATAAATCGTCATTTTTTTTAGTTGTTTTTTACTTGTACGGATTTTCTTTTTTGGCCCTTTGTTTTACGGATAGCTTCTTTTCACTACCGGAAAAGTTTCATTCGTTAGACAATGAAAATGTCGAGCACAAGTTCCCTCGCCTAGCGTTTCATAATTCCAGATGGGGTTTTCTTGTTTCTGTAGCTTTACCTTTAATGACTTTGCTTCGGAAGATGAGAACAAACCCTTCCTTGAAGAAAGGATCGCTATCCGCATCACTGAACCTAGCTTTTTTCCTCTCTAAGAAGAAGGGTGTAAAGGGATCGGGGAGAACAGGGAAAGGATGTAGCCAGCCGCCAACCGCCTGTCAGCTCTGGCCGTGGAGTGTGGAGACAGTCCTTCTAATTTTCCTTTCTACAGGGAACGGAACACTTTGGAGCGCTATTCCAATGGGAACAGGAGGACCATCAGAGAAATGGACTGATGCTTCGGTGGGAAGCTCCGTAACACTTCCAGAAGTTGTCGTGAAGGGGGAGGGAGACAGCGTCCTTCCAACCGCTTCGCCCACCTCTTCGGTCTTTGGATTCCCAATGGAAGTGCTCGACATTCCCCGGCAGGTGACCCCGATTAACCAGACGCTGATGAAATCAGCAGGAGTGACCGCCCTCGGTTATCTTGATCCAGTGAGCATTGCCATGCTCATTCCAGGAGCATACTCCGGACTCAATGGGGGCTTTGGAACGGCACCCACTGTAAGGGGTTTTGCTGCAACTCCCTACGTCAACGGGATTCAGGACACTTTGCAGCACTTTAGCTTCGGAGGGGTACCTTGGAACTGGAACATGGTCGAATCGATGGACCTGACTGAAGGCCCCGCCAATGCGGTCTTCGGCGCGACACAGCCAAGCAGCGGAAGCGTCAACTACTTAACCAAGCAACCCTATTTTGATCGTTTCCGCGGCTCAGTTTGGGACTCGACTGGCATGTATCAGAACTACATGTGGGGAACCGACTTCGGTGGACCGATCGGAAAAAGCGGCAAGGCGGGCTACCGCCTTAGCTACATGGGTATCGAAAATGGCAGCTACTACCAGAATATCCACAACGACCAGCAAAATATCTACTTGGCGATTGGCTTGAAGCCGACCGAAAACTACTCCGTCAACTTCTACGGAGATTTGGGGACCTATGACTATATGCCCCTCATGGGTATGGGAATCAACCGTCCGACGAGCGCATTGATCAACGATGGACTCTATTCGACAGGCTTTCTGCCCATCCAGGAGGTGACCTCTGGTCCGGCTCATAACCCTCCGTTTTCGACCTATGCGGGTCCGCTTAAACCTATCAGCCGCCGGCTATCCACAGTGAATCCCGAAGGCGGTGGCCGGGGACTGAGCGGGCTGCTCCAACTTGTGCAGCAGGTTCAACTGAGTGACCAGGCGCAGCTGGTCAACAACACTGCCTTCTTCTACGACCAGAACGCTTTCCTCTTACCCTCTCGATTTTACGATCAGTCGATTCCCGGCGACTACGAGGTGGACAATCGTACAGAGATTCGGATTGGATTCGATACACCCATCTGGGGGAAGGCAGAAAATGAGAAGGAGGCTTTCAACATCACCCATCAGGTCGACTTGGGGGTAGAATGGAGCTTCGAGCGAAACCTCGATTATGTTTCTCAATCTTTCTCTGTTCTCAACGCCTGGGACATCCTCCAAACAAATCCATTGATGTGGAACGCGGAGTTGACCCCCGCCTTTCAAGCCCGCGTCCGAAATCCCAAAGCTCCATCTGGTGGATTGTGGCCGGTCCCCGGGGGAGCAGCCGGATACTATTTCGAACCACTGAACGGGGGAGGAGGAAGTACTGATTCCCAATTTTGGGCGCTCTCGCCCTTCTACCAGCATAACTTTACGTTCGGAGAGCACTGGAGTCTGCTGCTTGGCGCTCGGGTAACGGGATATTTTGTTTCGGCAACAACACCTCCAGGTACTCCAGCAGTACTATCAACGGGCTATGAGACAGCTCAGCTAGCACCCCTCTTTAACATCAGTCCCGTTTATAAGCCTTTTCCGTGGATGACAGCCTACTTCGATTTCAACTGGTACTACGCGACGGCCGAAGACGGAGCTCAAGGCGGCTATACACCAGCATCAACAGCAGGGAACTCCTTTCGGATCGAAAACCGGCTTTACGAAGGCGGAGTAAAGTTCAGCCTGCTTGGGGACAAGCTTTATCTTTCAACAGCTGGATTCGCTGAGAGGACCAGCCTCTTCAACTTTCTTGCACCTCCAACACCTGCCGACGTGACCGGTTTCGAGCTTTCGGCCACCTACCAACCCAATCGGCACTGGTGGGCTCGTCTTGGTTATTTCTATGCGCAGGGAACGGAAAACTGGTCTGCCCTCTCTCATGGTCCGTTTATGTTCGGTCAGCAGTACAATACCGATTTAGTCCTCGCTCTTGGACTCCCGCTGGATTCCACAAAACCATTTCCTCCCGGTGTATATAACTTCATCAGTTGGCCAAACTCGGTCCTCAACGCCATGGTGACCTACACGACTGACTTTGGGGTCGGACTGACAGTGGGATTGCTGGCCATGAGCTCACAATTCCTCGACTATAATTACGCAGTTTCAATCCCAGGTCAATATGTGGCAAATGTCCGGCTTTTTTATGCCAATTCCAGCTGGGAGGCTTCCATTATGTTTTTCAATGTGACCGATAGCCATTACTGGCTTCCCATGGGATCAGGAGCAAGCCCTGCGCGCGGGTTTGACACGACAAGTATTATGGCTGGCCTACCGTTTTGGATACAAGGAACTCTTGCATGGAAATTCTGA
- a CDS encoding nitroreductase family protein — protein sequence MGIRLEERYLAVFDYHERTKHRLQAYAPSPMFLDWENEPFLFRVYEGACKVFLPILKDIPSPSFDSLGFKSIDPHPISIESISLFLLDSLAISAWKSAPGLMPWSLRINPSSGNLHPTEVYLLLDAIGNEETETALYHYCALYHCLEKRAILGKNLLREWGLTNQFFLVGISSIFWRESWKYGERAYRYCQLDIGHVLGTISYAAAMLGWNTYIIEGVGTELLGSILGIASQRGMEKEHPETLLLISPPQKEKPKLFITEEKFDKLIPKTLFGVPNRLSKEHFPWPVIEKISEACQQASSFPIAIPLDKDLSQTDSQSFPSFDRKVAAREIIRRRRSAQAMDNKAWLDKDHFLLFLQKIKSTLSNRKFPFDLFRENFIVALLFFVNRIEGLPQGLYLLNISSDLERVTQMLDQDFLWENIFAPLPFFFLKPFRSGMIVQTIHCHQSIASNGFFSLGIMVEFEKSLQLVGPAVYPKLFWQCGLLGQLLYLEAEASGFRGTGIGCFFDDECHRLLGINDKQWQSLYHFTIGKEIVDKRIQKIDPYFFLEKIRKELVNIRS from the coding sequence ATGGGAATAAGGTTAGAAGAACGGTATTTAGCTGTTTTTGATTACCATGAAAGAACAAAGCACCGGCTTCAAGCATATGCTCCCTCCCCGATGTTCCTTGACTGGGAAAATGAACCTTTCTTGTTCCGTGTTTATGAAGGGGCATGTAAAGTTTTCCTGCCAATACTAAAAGACATTCCTTCTCCGTCTTTTGACTCCCTTGGCTTTAAGTCTATTGATCCACACCCTATTTCTATCGAGTCGATCAGTCTTTTTTTATTGGATAGTTTAGCTATCTCTGCTTGGAAATCAGCCCCAGGGCTTATGCCTTGGAGTTTGCGAATAAACCCTTCTAGCGGCAATCTCCATCCTACCGAAGTATATTTATTACTCGATGCGATAGGAAATGAAGAAACCGAAACGGCTTTATATCATTACTGTGCCCTTTACCATTGTTTAGAAAAAAGGGCTATTCTAGGAAAAAATCTCCTTAGGGAATGGGGACTGACCAATCAATTTTTTCTTGTTGGAATAAGTTCTATTTTTTGGAGAGAATCCTGGAAATATGGAGAAAGAGCCTATCGATATTGCCAGTTGGACATCGGTCATGTTTTAGGAACGATTAGTTACGCTGCGGCAATGCTTGGCTGGAATACCTATATTATCGAAGGAGTAGGCACGGAGCTGCTTGGCTCTATCTTAGGAATTGCTTCTCAAAGAGGAATGGAAAAAGAACATCCAGAAACTCTTTTGTTGATCAGTCCTCCACAAAAGGAAAAGCCGAAACTTTTCATTACAGAAGAAAAATTTGATAAACTTATTCCTAAGACACTTTTTGGCGTTCCCAATAGACTCAGTAAGGAACATTTTCCTTGGCCTGTAATAGAAAAAATCAGCGAAGCCTGCCAGCAAGCCTCTTCTTTTCCTATTGCAATACCATTAGATAAAGACCTATCTCAGACTGATTCACAAAGTTTTCCTTCTTTTGATCGAAAGGTTGCTGCAAGAGAGATTATTAGGAGAAGGAGGAGTGCACAGGCTATGGATAATAAAGCCTGGCTTGATAAGGACCATTTTCTTCTTTTTCTTCAAAAAATAAAAAGTACTTTGAGCAATCGAAAGTTCCCTTTTGATCTTTTTAGAGAAAATTTTATCGTGGCTTTGCTTTTTTTTGTCAATCGGATCGAAGGACTGCCTCAAGGATTATATCTTTTGAATATTTCTTCAGATCTAGAAAGAGTTACCCAAATGCTAGATCAAGACTTTCTATGGGAAAACATCTTTGCACCTCTTCCCTTTTTCTTTCTTAAGCCGTTTCGCTCAGGAATGATTGTTCAAACCATTCATTGTCACCAATCGATAGCTTCTAATGGGTTTTTTTCGCTTGGCATAATGGTTGAATTTGAGAAATCCCTCCAACTTGTTGGCCCGGCTGTTTATCCGAAGCTTTTTTGGCAATGCGGTCTCTTAGGCCAATTGCTTTATCTTGAAGCAGAAGCCAGTGGGTTTAGAGGAACTGGCATAGGCTGTTTTTTCGATGATGAATGTCATAGACTTCTCGGAATAAACGATAAACAATGGCAATCTCTTTATCATTTTACCATCGGAAAAGAAATCGTTGATAAGAGGATTCAGAAAATCGATCCTTACTTTTTCCTAGAAAAAATAAGGAAAGAGCTTGTGAATATTAGAAGCTAA
- a CDS encoding FecCD family ABC transporter permease → MRNRKRVHAFPWIAFLSVVLVLEGAFSLCLGRYPIPIHELIHSLWGKAAVADGSQQTIFEKVLWEIRFPRIVAAILVGSSLSISGASFQAIFSNPLASPALLGVLSGASFGGVLAMLVFAPGAVVGFCVFVGGLAAVLLSVAVARAIAGEGVLSLVLGGIVSNALFTSLLSLAKYVADPYNQLPGIVYWLMGGLSGVDRKIISLLWFPMTGAILGLVMLAPHLNALSLGEDEARSLGIHVWKSRLAVIGLSTLASSLTVVLAGTIGWIGLIVPHLLRFLVGADNERLVLASALGGAVFLLGIDDLSRTLFPMEVPLGILTELFGVLAFLLLLPRLRRWNGGE, encoded by the coding sequence ATGCGGAATAGAAAAAGGGTGCATGCTTTCCCATGGATTGCCTTTCTGAGCGTTGTGCTCGTCTTGGAAGGAGCCTTCTCTCTCTGTTTGGGGCGGTATCCGATCCCTATTCATGAGTTGATCCATTCGCTCTGGGGCAAAGCTGCTGTGGCGGACGGTTCGCAACAGACCATTTTTGAAAAGGTCCTCTGGGAGATCCGATTTCCAAGGATCGTGGCGGCTATCTTGGTCGGATCCTCGCTTTCAATATCCGGGGCCTCTTTCCAGGCCATCTTCTCCAATCCGCTTGCTTCTCCGGCTCTTCTAGGCGTCCTCTCCGGAGCTTCGTTCGGCGGGGTGTTGGCAATGCTTGTGTTTGCTCCTGGGGCGGTCGTGGGATTCTGTGTCTTCGTAGGGGGGCTTGCGGCAGTTCTGTTGTCGGTCGCTGTCGCTCGGGCCATTGCAGGAGAAGGAGTTCTTTCCTTAGTTTTGGGGGGAATCGTCAGCAATGCTCTCTTTACTTCCCTCCTTTCTCTTGCAAAGTATGTCGCGGATCCCTATAACCAGCTTCCTGGCATCGTCTACTGGTTAATGGGCGGACTCTCTGGCGTAGATCGGAAGATAATTAGCTTGCTCTGGTTCCCCATGACGGGAGCCATTCTGGGTCTCGTCATGCTTGCCCCTCATCTGAATGCGCTCAGCCTCGGGGAGGATGAAGCTCGCTCTCTGGGCATCCACGTTTGGAAAAGTCGGCTTGCCGTGATCGGTCTATCAACACTAGCAAGCAGCCTGACCGTTGTACTGGCGGGAACGATCGGTTGGATCGGTCTGATCGTTCCCCATCTGCTTCGGTTCCTAGTGGGAGCTGATAATGAACGTCTCGTCCTTGCATCCGCCCTGGGTGGAGCCGTCTTTCTCTTGGGGATAGATGATCTGTCGCGAACCCTCTTTCCGATGGAGGTCCCCTTGGGGATTCTCACTGAGCTTTTTGGAGTCCTAGCTTTTCTTCTTCTGTTACCTCGACTTCGAAGATGGAACGGAGGTGAATGA
- a CDS encoding lytic transglycosylase domain-containing protein yields MTKTINLILILFLTVVIILFLWQDIASKIEMKYDDLIAEYAHEYGVDPLLIKAVIWKESRFRPQKIGKNGERGLMQIREPALKDWIQKEKTNPISIDALLDPKLNIQIGSWYLGQALQRWQKTDNPAVFALAEYNAGRRNALHWVDPQNPTSSAAFLQKIDFPSTKSYILKILGRYKEYKNGFFWLSWNEVLTFLGGEDGKENLSNKKTQQQNLKKDLPIEKQGP; encoded by the coding sequence ATGACAAAAACGATTAACCTGATTCTTATCCTATTTTTAACAGTCGTCATCATCCTTTTTCTATGGCAGGATATCGCTTCAAAGATCGAAATGAAATACGATGATCTCATTGCCGAATATGCTCATGAATATGGAGTAGATCCTCTGCTCATCAAAGCGGTCATTTGGAAAGAAAGTCGTTTTCGACCTCAAAAAATAGGAAAAAATGGGGAAAGAGGCTTAATGCAAATAAGAGAACCAGCACTCAAGGATTGGATACAGAAAGAAAAAACCAATCCTATTTCGATCGATGCCCTTTTGGATCCCAAGTTAAACATTCAAATAGGCAGCTGGTATTTAGGCCAGGCTCTGCAACGGTGGCAGAAAACAGACAATCCCGCTGTTTTCGCTCTTGCTGAATATAATGCAGGAAGACGCAATGCATTGCATTGGGTAGATCCTCAAAATCCAACAAGTTCTGCAGCTTTTTTACAAAAAATCGATTTTCCTTCTACCAAAAGCTATATCTTAAAAATTCTCGGACGCTATAAAGAATATAAAAACGGGTTTTTTTGGCTTTCTTGGAATGAGGTGCTTACATTTCTTGGAGGAGAGGATGGGAAGGAAAATCTTTCCAACAAAAAAACTCAACAGCAAAATTTAAAAAAAGATCTTCCTATAGAAAAGCAGGGCCCTTAG
- a CDS encoding LLM class flavin-dependent oxidoreductase, which yields MEIGLSGCGGGLESEGEVRDWLVLAEEVESLGFSSLWINEEHFQSRAHTGAARNCVDPMVLAGALAAKTSRLRIGFSALLLPLHHPIRMAEAIATLDRISGGRIDFGISRGGNQRYFDAFGVDPARADEAFITSLRQILDCWREEPLSLGANSYCILPKPVQRPHPPIYIATYHKERARWAAEQGFYLIQHGIQSPTHLATILSAYRSGGGRPEQVPVGRFLYVSNDDRSAYRELFPVIEELTAFLRKIGITKRGVLTEEELIPERFYQEIVIAGGPATCAEHLRSMRELYGIRRVNGLCSFFGFLPRDLLFRSLTLIAREVLPLLREDSSTGNVATIPGVSYAE from the coding sequence ATGGAGATTGGTCTTTCTGGTTGCGGAGGAGGGCTTGAGAGTGAGGGAGAAGTAAGGGACTGGCTTGTCCTTGCGGAAGAAGTGGAGAGTCTGGGATTTTCAAGTCTATGGATCAATGAGGAGCATTTCCAATCGAGAGCACATACTGGCGCTGCGCGGAACTGCGTCGATCCAATGGTCCTAGCAGGAGCCCTTGCAGCCAAGACCAGCCGGCTGCGCATCGGCTTCTCAGCTCTTCTTCTTCCGCTGCATCATCCCATCCGAATGGCAGAAGCGATCGCCACACTCGACCGAATTTCTGGAGGAAGAATCGACTTCGGCATCTCACGGGGAGGAAATCAAAGATATTTTGATGCCTTCGGAGTAGATCCTGCCCGAGCTGACGAGGCTTTCATCACCTCCCTTCGGCAGATCCTGGACTGCTGGCGGGAGGAGCCACTTTCCCTGGGTGCTAACTCTTATTGCATCCTGCCAAAGCCTGTCCAGCGACCTCATCCCCCGATCTATATCGCTACTTACCATAAGGAACGCGCACGCTGGGCAGCGGAGCAAGGGTTCTATCTGATTCAACATGGCATCCAGTCGCCAACACACCTTGCAACAATCCTCTCCGCCTATCGATCTGGGGGAGGCCGTCCAGAACAAGTGCCAGTTGGCCGATTTCTCTACGTAAGCAACGATGATCGGTCAGCTTACCGAGAGCTTTTCCCAGTAATTGAAGAGTTGACAGCTTTCTTACGGAAGATCGGCATCACAAAGCGAGGCGTCCTCACCGAAGAAGAGCTCATCCCGGAGCGCTTCTACCAGGAAATCGTGATCGCTGGCGGGCCGGCCACCTGCGCAGAGCATCTTCGATCGATGCGGGAACTTTACGGTATCCGCCGAGTGAACGGGCTGTGTTCCTTTTTTGGGTTTCTGCCGCGCGATCTATTATTTCGATCTCTCACTCTTATAGCCCGGGAAGTGCTACCCCTTCTTCGGGAAGATTCTTCAACAGGCAACGTTGCCACTATTCCGGGGGTGAGTTATGCGGAATAG
- a CDS encoding ABC transporter ATP-binding protein — protein sequence MMLEAVEITYGYSRRKLILQGISLTLYPGEIIALLGPNGSGKSTLLRILAGVRRPLQGEVVFEGVPLSRIPPRILARRIAYLTQMHQAFLPYRVVELVRMGRIPHRSPFASFSSQDEAAVEGALHKLSIAHLRERPYAALSVGQRQLVQLARALAQSSKILILDEPMASLDYGNQWLFLQECEKLAREGYTILFSTHALDHALFGANRTILLRNGRLIAQGPPAKVLTKQLVAELFSIPPDHPYLRQFDSTIKQHA from the coding sequence ATGATGCTAGAGGCTGTAGAGATTACATATGGCTATTCCAGGAGGAAACTCATCTTGCAAGGCATCAGTCTTACGCTTTATCCAGGAGAAATAATCGCTCTTCTCGGACCGAATGGAAGCGGAAAGAGTACACTGCTCAGGATCTTGGCTGGAGTACGCCGGCCACTTCAAGGGGAAGTCGTTTTCGAGGGAGTGCCCCTTTCCCGGATTCCGCCACGGATTCTTGCTCGCCGGATCGCCTACCTGACCCAAATGCACCAAGCCTTCCTTCCCTATCGTGTTGTTGAGCTAGTCCGAATGGGAAGAATTCCCCATCGCTCACCCTTTGCCTCCTTCTCCTCACAAGATGAAGCGGCAGTGGAAGGAGCGCTCCATAAGCTCTCGATCGCTCATTTACGCGAGCGTCCTTACGCTGCGTTGAGCGTAGGCCAAAGGCAACTGGTGCAGCTGGCGCGAGCGCTTGCTCAATCCTCCAAGATTCTTATCCTTGATGAACCGATGGCAAGCCTCGACTACGGGAACCAGTGGCTTTTCTTGCAGGAATGTGAAAAGCTTGCTCGGGAAGGCTATACTATTCTCTTTTCAACCCATGCACTCGATCACGCTCTATTTGGCGCCAACCGCACAATTCTTCTGCGGAATGGGAGGCTCATCGCCCAGGGACCTCCTGCTAAGGTTTTGACAAAACAGCTGGTCGCTGAACTTTTCAGTATCCCACCGGATCATCCCTACCTCCGGCAGTTCGATTCCACAATCAAACAACACGCTTAA
- a CDS encoding L,D-transpeptidase family protein — MISNILVKRFIFVLLFSFTLFVTCQQLSQAMESSNDPLFENNDNGSSPQEVNTQGNFDNESLTENIPAASPVLTEEEKKALKQKEKEEKKRLKKLEKEEKKRKEEEEKKKKEQEKLEKKQNLSSSVNNSADKKPGTERVYIIHRILPAIWWNINPSEKVTKLEINISEQKLYVYQGGRLAAISPICSGTKDHPTPLGRFNVINKEILHRSNKYGCFVDSKGKIIYANATVGMIPPAGLHYEPADMPFFLRLTDDGVGLHGGYLPGYAASHGCVRLPKSFAQDLYPLVPLGTPVVVKD; from the coding sequence ATGATCTCTAACATTTTGGTTAAAAGATTTATTTTCGTCTTGTTGTTTTCTTTTACGCTCTTTGTTACATGCCAACAACTTAGCCAAGCAATGGAGAGCTCCAACGATCCATTGTTCGAAAACAATGACAATGGGAGCAGTCCACAAGAAGTAAATACTCAAGGAAACTTCGACAACGAATCCTTGACTGAAAACATACCGGCTGCATCTCCAGTATTGACTGAAGAAGAAAAAAAGGCATTAAAGCAAAAGGAAAAAGAAGAGAAAAAAAGACTTAAAAAACTAGAAAAAGAAGAAAAGAAACGAAAAGAAGAAGAAGAAAAAAAGAAAAAAGAACAAGAAAAACTAGAAAAAAAACAGAATCTCTCCTCTTCGGTTAATAATTCAGCAGATAAAAAACCTGGAACCGAACGCGTTTATATCATCCATAGAATTTTGCCTGCTATCTGGTGGAACATTAATCCTTCTGAAAAAGTAACCAAACTGGAGATCAACATCAGCGAACAGAAGCTCTACGTTTATCAAGGGGGCAGATTGGCTGCAATCTCTCCCATTTGTTCAGGAACCAAAGATCATCCCACTCCCCTTGGAAGATTTAACGTCATCAATAAAGAAATTCTCCATCGGTCAAACAAGTATGGCTGCTTCGTCGATTCAAAAGGAAAAATAATCTATGCTAATGCAACAGTGGGTATGATTCCTCCCGCTGGGCTTCATTATGAGCCAGCCGACATGCCCTTTTTCCTTAGGCTAACGGATGACGGTGTTGGGCTTCATGGAGGCTATTTACCTGGTTATGCTGCTTCGCATGGCTGCGTAAGGCTTCCGAAAAGTTTTGCTCAAGATCTTTACCCTCTCGTTCCCTTAGGCACTCCCGTCGTCGTGAAAGATTAA